One region of Paenibacillus polymyxa M1 genomic DNA includes:
- a CDS encoding DUF4179 domain-containing protein codes for MSTHLNPEDKEIEHLQKLIRNTPFQVDLIDRTMERYSNKSYKQSSSRSKGVRNTFFGTSAALVVAFALVVSTGFISPTMASSLKQIPGIDSIFQLAGDLGLQTADEKGLVSKPNLSDTHDGLTLSVPEVMFDGTRVSIALERQTTDKRFLNTELPLLLDDLIFFINGKEINSSYAPANTTNSIDPYMIPGKNKNSTIIQFSDLRNQGGKSFPDKFDLTISMPVSGIKQPFKIEIAVEKNTKNNLTFTPSLKRKFQNIDYTLEKIELTPITTSITTRIKLPDNLKISSSLPFLSYEIYDDKGKQLNFISNNGWSATDGNVLISDSRFEPFTSLPKAITIKVYKNIFNKDDKSKFELDKDGNPKIEYFPDLEITYPINP; via the coding sequence TTGAGCACTCATTTAAACCCGGAAGATAAAGAAATTGAGCACTTACAAAAGCTTATTCGAAATACCCCTTTCCAAGTGGATTTAATTGATAGAACCATGGAACGCTATAGTAATAAGAGCTATAAGCAATCTAGCTCTCGTTCAAAAGGAGTTCGCAATACCTTTTTCGGGACCTCCGCTGCACTTGTAGTAGCGTTTGCACTTGTCGTTAGTACTGGATTTATTTCACCAACAATGGCTTCGTCCTTGAAACAAATTCCAGGTATAGATTCTATATTCCAGCTTGCTGGTGATCTTGGTTTACAAACAGCAGACGAAAAAGGGCTAGTATCAAAGCCAAATCTTAGTGATACTCACGATGGCCTGACTCTCAGCGTACCAGAGGTCATGTTTGATGGAACACGTGTATCCATTGCCTTAGAACGACAAACCACTGACAAAAGATTTTTAAACACTGAATTACCCTTATTACTTGATGACTTAATATTTTTTATTAATGGAAAAGAAATCAACTCTTCTTATGCGCCTGCAAACACTACTAACTCTATTGACCCATATATGATACCTGGAAAAAATAAAAACTCAACAATTATACAGTTTTCAGATTTACGCAACCAAGGGGGTAAATCTTTCCCAGATAAGTTTGATTTAACAATTTCCATGCCTGTCTCTGGTATCAAGCAGCCCTTCAAAATAGAAATTGCAGTGGAAAAAAACACAAAAAATAACCTGACTTTTACGCCATCTCTTAAACGAAAGTTCCAAAACATCGACTATACTCTGGAAAAGATTGAGCTCACGCCGATTACAACCAGCATCACAACTCGCATAAAGCTACCTGACAATTTAAAAATTTCTTCGTCACTTCCTTTTTTGAGTTATGAAATTTACGATGACAAAGGAAAGCAACTAAATTTTATAAGCAACAACGGTTGGAGTGCTACGGATGGAAACGTTCTGATAAGTGATTCACGTTTTGAACCTTTCACCTCTCTCCCCAAAGCAATTACTATAAAGGTCTACAAAAATATCTTTAACAAGGATGATAAGAGTAAATTTGAACTAGACAAAGATGGAAATCCGAAAATAGAGTATTTCCCTGATCTGGAGATTACTTACCCGATTAATCCATGA
- a CDS encoding glycosyl hydrolase: protein MRAKNSSNLLFKRSKWLPVVMACTMIVGGALPAPTVVHGQTAKTITIKVDTSKDRKPISPYIYGTNQDLAGDENMAARRLGGNRMTGYNWENNMSNAGSDWQQSSDNFLCNNGGLTGSECEKPGAVTTSFHDQSLKLGAYSLVTLPMAGYVAKDGNGSVQESEKAPSARWNQVVNAKNAPFQLQPDLNDNRVYADEFVHFLVNKYGAASTKTGVKGYALDNEPALWSHTHPRIHGEKVGAKELVDRSVSLSKAVKAVDAGAEIFGPVLYGFGAYKDLQTAPDWDSVKGSYSWFVDYYLDQMRLSSQAEGKRLLDVFDVHWYPEAMGGGIRITNEVGNDETKQARMQAPRTLWDPTYKEDSWIAQWNSEFLPILPRLKQSVDKYYPGTKLAMTEYSYGGENDISGGIAMADVLGILGKNDVYMANYWKLQDGANNYVNAAYKLYRNYDGKSSTFGNTSVSAKTSDIVNSSVHASITNASDKELHLVVMNKSMDSAFDAQFDLSSETTYGFGKVWGFDKTSSQIKEAAPITQISGNRFTYTVPPLTAYHIVLTAGKDTSVPPVENPEGFKLKAEAGDGQVHLSWDASNGVVGYSVQRATDENGPFTTVAASLIETSYTDTNLTNGSSYYYKVTAKTNKGTSESNILKAVPKVSVNDPVRYEAEDGTLKGTIVESSGTGYSGTGYVTNFHNAGDSLTMTIQAPTAGLYNLTIGYRSPHDDKRTNFSLNGKAFGELVLGKTADFKETSGGKLLLNAGANTIGFETGWGWYDIDYVRLEPAADRPPHAVTKTLTNPNATVEAKALMNYLVDQYGKNMLSGQEEMNEIDWLQANVGKKPAIAALDLIDYSPSRAEHGLSSTETEKAIAWDKQGGIVTFAWHWNAPKGLIDTQGKEWWRGFYADSTTFDIEYAMSHPESEDYKLLIRDIDVIAGQLKKLQDAKVPVLFRPLHEAEGKWFWWGAKGPEPVKKLYILMHDRLTNVHKLNNLIWVWNSVAPDWYPGDEYVDILSFDSYPQAGDYSPQIAKYEDLVTLGKDKKLVAMSENGPIPDPDLMKAYQAHWSWFATWYGDFLRDGKQNSLEHLKIVYNHPNVITLDELPTNLKTYGITEQPSVPGSFTLNAAGETAKVSLSWTASANAKSYEVKRSTAENGAFATVVSDVYGSSYTDTAVTADTTYYYQVVAKNDAGQTLSNTASAAPKVDTQQPTTGLLLQYRTADTKVNDNHLNPHFQIVNQGTTPVPLNELKIRYYYTIDGDREQTFNCDYAALSCSKLNGKLVKMEKAATSADYYLEVSFNSDAGVLAPGGSTGEIQTRIHKTDWSNYNESDDYSYKGTQTSYADHMKATLYHNGVLVWGTEPTAN from the coding sequence ATGAGGGCGAAAAATAGTAGTAATCTTTTGTTCAAACGTTCCAAATGGCTGCCTGTCGTCATGGCATGCACAATGATAGTAGGAGGGGCTCTACCAGCTCCAACTGTAGTTCACGGTCAAACGGCAAAAACTATTACCATTAAAGTAGATACATCCAAGGATCGTAAGCCTATTAGTCCTTATATATACGGTACGAATCAGGATTTGGCAGGCGATGAAAATATGGCCGCCAGACGACTTGGTGGCAATCGAATGACCGGATACAACTGGGAAAACAATATGTCCAATGCAGGAAGTGACTGGCAGCAATCCAGCGATAACTTTTTATGTAATAACGGTGGCCTGACAGGATCAGAATGCGAAAAACCGGGAGCGGTGACGACTTCGTTTCATGATCAATCGCTGAAGCTAGGCGCTTATTCTTTAGTTACGTTGCCGATGGCCGGCTACGTGGCCAAGGATGGAAACGGCAGTGTGCAGGAAAGCGAAAAAGCCCCTTCCGCTCGTTGGAATCAGGTCGTAAACGCCAAAAATGCACCGTTTCAGCTACAGCCTGATCTGAATGACAATCGGGTCTATGCGGATGAGTTCGTCCATTTTTTAGTGAACAAGTATGGCGCTGCTTCAACAAAGACGGGTGTGAAAGGATATGCACTCGACAATGAACCTGCTCTCTGGTCGCATACGCATCCGCGTATTCATGGCGAAAAGGTTGGGGCGAAAGAGTTGGTAGACCGGTCAGTAAGCTTATCCAAAGCTGTGAAGGCGGTTGACGCGGGTGCAGAAATTTTTGGGCCGGTTCTTTACGGTTTTGGCGCTTATAAAGATCTCCAAACCGCACCTGATTGGGACTCTGTAAAAGGTAGCTATAGCTGGTTCGTGGACTATTACCTGGATCAAATGCGCCTCAGTTCGCAAGCCGAAGGCAAGAGATTGCTGGATGTTTTCGATGTGCACTGGTATCCCGAAGCGATGGGCGGAGGCATACGAATTACGAATGAGGTAGGCAATGACGAAACGAAGCAAGCCAGAATGCAGGCACCTCGTACTTTGTGGGACCCGACCTATAAGGAAGATAGCTGGATCGCCCAGTGGAACAGCGAATTTTTGCCTATACTGCCTCGATTGAAGCAGTCGGTGGATAAATATTATCCAGGAACCAAGCTGGCAATGACCGAGTATAGCTATGGCGGCGAAAATGATATTTCCGGCGGTATTGCGATGGCTGATGTGCTCGGGATTTTAGGCAAAAATGATGTCTATATGGCAAACTACTGGAAGTTACAGGATGGTGCCAACAACTACGTTAATGCCGCTTACAAGCTTTACCGCAATTATGACGGAAAAAGCTCTACTTTTGGTAACACCAGTGTTAGTGCGAAAACGTCGGATATTGTCAACAGCTCAGTGCATGCTTCCATAACAAATGCATCCGACAAGGAACTGCACCTCGTAGTCATGAATAAAAGCATGGACAGCGCATTCGACGCCCAATTTGATCTTTCTAGTGAGACGACTTATGGCTTCGGTAAAGTATGGGGCTTCGATAAAACTAGCTCGCAAATTAAAGAAGCAGCGCCAATCACGCAAATTTCAGGCAACCGTTTTACTTATACCGTACCGCCTTTGACGGCTTATCATATCGTGCTGACTGCCGGTAAAGATACGTCTGTGCCACCAGTGGAAAATCCTGAGGGCTTTAAGCTGAAAGCAGAGGCAGGCGATGGGCAAGTCCATTTGTCCTGGGACGCTTCCAACGGAGTTGTGGGCTACAGTGTACAGCGGGCAACGGATGAAAACGGCCCTTTTACTACTGTAGCAGCCAGCTTAATCGAAACGTCTTATACGGATACTAACTTAACGAACGGCTCTTCATACTATTACAAAGTAACCGCCAAGACAAATAAGGGAACGAGCGAATCTAACATTTTGAAAGCGGTTCCGAAGGTGTCTGTAAACGATCCGGTTCGCTATGAAGCTGAAGACGGCACGCTGAAGGGAACCATTGTAGAATCCAGTGGAACTGGCTACTCCGGTACTGGTTATGTAACGAATTTTCACAATGCAGGGGATTCTCTAACGATGACGATCCAGGCTCCCACGGCAGGTCTGTACAATCTTACAATCGGCTATCGTTCTCCTCATGATGACAAACGCACGAATTTCTCATTAAACGGCAAAGCGTTTGGAGAACTGGTGCTCGGGAAAACGGCTGATTTCAAAGAAACTTCCGGAGGCAAGCTTCTGTTGAATGCAGGCGCGAATACGATCGGTTTTGAAACAGGCTGGGGCTGGTACGATATCGACTATGTCAGGCTGGAGCCTGCTGCTGATCGCCCACCCCATGCGGTAACCAAAACGCTCACTAATCCGAATGCGACGGTAGAAGCAAAAGCATTGATGAACTACCTGGTTGATCAATACGGGAAGAATATGCTCTCTGGTCAAGAGGAAATGAACGAAATTGATTGGCTTCAAGCTAATGTAGGTAAAAAGCCGGCGATTGCAGCGCTTGATCTGATCGACTATTCGCCAAGCAGAGCGGAGCATGGTCTTAGTTCTACAGAGACGGAAAAGGCGATTGCATGGGATAAGCAAGGAGGCATCGTTACCTTTGCATGGCACTGGAACGCTCCGAAAGGTCTGATCGATACGCAGGGAAAAGAATGGTGGAGAGGCTTCTATGCCGATTCGACCACATTCGATATAGAATATGCGATGAGCCATCCAGAGTCCGAGGATTATAAATTACTTATTCGCGATATCGATGTGATCGCAGGGCAATTGAAGAAGCTGCAGGATGCGAAGGTTCCTGTCCTGTTCCGTCCTTTGCATGAAGCGGAAGGCAAATGGTTCTGGTGGGGCGCCAAAGGTCCTGAGCCTGTTAAAAAATTGTATATTTTGATGCATGATCGTTTGACGAATGTGCATAAATTGAACAATCTGATATGGGTATGGAATTCTGTTGCTCCAGACTGGTATCCTGGAGACGAATATGTGGATATTTTGAGCTTTGACTCTTATCCGCAAGCAGGTGATTACAGCCCTCAAATTGCAAAATACGAAGACCTTGTTACATTGGGCAAGGACAAAAAGTTAGTTGCCATGAGCGAAAACGGACCGATCCCGGACCCTGATCTAATGAAGGCATATCAAGCCCATTGGAGCTGGTTTGCTACATGGTATGGGGATTTCCTGAGAGACGGTAAACAAAACAGCCTTGAGCATCTGAAAATAGTGTATAATCATCCGAACGTTATTACGCTTGATGAGCTTCCAACGAACTTAAAAACGTATGGCATTACCGAACAGCCGTCAGTACCGGGCAGCTTCACGCTGAACGCCGCGGGCGAAACGGCGAAAGTATCGCTAAGCTGGACAGCATCGGCGAATGCAAAAAGCTATGAAGTGAAGCGTTCGACGGCTGAAAACGGCGCGTTCGCCACTGTAGTGAGTGATGTATATGGCAGTAGCTACACTGACACAGCTGTAACGGCAGACACGACGTACTACTACCAAGTCGTAGCGAAGAACGATGCAGGACAGACGCTGTCGAACACGGCTAGCGCAGCGCCAAAAGTGGATACTCAGCAGCCAACAACAGGACTGCTGCTCCAGTATCGCACAGCGGATACCAAGGTGAACGACAATCACCTGAATCCGCACTTCCAAATTGTAAACCAAGGCACAACCCCCGTACCGCTCAACGAGTTGAAGATTCGTTACTACTACACGATCGACGGTGACCGTGAGCAGACTTTCAACTGTGACTATGCGGCGCTGAGCTGCTCGAAGCTGAACGGTAAACTGGTTAAAATGGAGAAGGCTGCAACCAGTGCCGATTATTATTTGGAAGTCAGCTTCAACTCGGACGCAGGCGTGTTAGCACCTGGAGGAAGCACGGGCGAAATCCAAACCCGTATTCATAAAACAGACTGGTCGAATTACAACGAAAGTGACGATTACTCGTACAAAGGCACACAAACCTCATATGCCGATCATATGAAAGCTACCTTGTACCATAATGGCGTACTTGTTTGGGGAACTGAACCGACAGCTAATTAA
- a CDS encoding class I SAM-dependent methyltransferase — MNAIHFIREYIRHPRSVGAVIPSSRQLAKQIATPIYFDKASCIIEYGAGTGVFTQELILNKRPETLLLVIEANESFYKTLQSKYGHLERVHIIHGSAEHVARYMKQYHVSKVDYIVSGLPFTSLPAALSSLILGQTAEVLGQEGKFITFQYSKVKHNFFRTFFADIQIKKVNYNVPPAYVFTCSL, encoded by the coding sequence ATGAACGCGATTCACTTTATTCGAGAGTACATCAGGCACCCACGCAGCGTAGGCGCTGTTATACCCAGTTCAAGACAGCTGGCCAAGCAAATTGCCACACCGATTTACTTTGATAAAGCCTCATGCATTATTGAATATGGGGCAGGGACCGGTGTGTTTACGCAGGAGTTGATTTTGAACAAGCGTCCAGAAACGTTACTGTTAGTGATTGAAGCTAATGAATCGTTTTATAAAACATTACAAAGCAAATACGGACACTTGGAAAGGGTACACATTATTCATGGATCGGCCGAGCATGTAGCGCGGTATATGAAACAGTATCATGTCTCGAAGGTGGATTATATCGTATCGGGGCTCCCTTTTACCAGCTTACCCGCTGCGTTATCCAGCCTTATTTTGGGACAAACGGCCGAGGTACTAGGCCAGGAGGGCAAGTTTATTACGTTCCAGTACAGCAAGGTTAAGCACAATTTCTTCCGTACTTTTTTTGCAGATATCCAGATTAAAAAGGTAAACTATAACGTTCCGCCAGCCTATGTGTTCACTTGCAGCCTGTGA
- a CDS encoding PDZ domain-containing protein, whose translation MDLEWALQWGWSVLNACLYLLLQPFYYISILIVALGYRRQMLLERKLFHTRIHSWAAETWRVVWSGLLAGMALSALGMFVSVHLNPTSIVCLWIATLLLMLVRVRYLCLAYSVGLLGVVQFFLNVASGWQPGGALGTSVAAIRGLDIPALLVLVAVLHVAEALLVRWQGGKAAMPLFVEGKRGRLVGGYRMEDLWPIPLLLLVPAQGGFMLPWTPLFGGDAGTGYMLAALPVLMGFSSVTLGQLPRQKAVLTSNRLLLYSVALLLLSLLAAWWSPLILLSALFSFLAHEALIWYGNIEESRLSPMFVHPEQGMRVLAVLPDSPATAMGILPGEAIYRVNGMVVNSRAELHQALRINSAFCKLEVRNLQGESKFVQRGMYDGDHHQLGVVLAPDEHAGWAVSIQPASIYRIVAMHIGARRRKAEQASKAESTHLDTMDQ comes from the coding sequence ATGGACTTGGAATGGGCATTACAATGGGGATGGAGCGTCTTGAATGCTTGCTTGTATCTGCTTTTGCAGCCGTTTTATTATATCTCGATACTCATTGTCGCGCTTGGCTATCGTCGGCAAATGCTACTAGAGCGCAAGCTATTTCATACTAGAATTCATAGCTGGGCTGCAGAGACCTGGCGTGTCGTATGGAGCGGCTTGCTTGCCGGGATGGCACTATCCGCTCTAGGAATGTTCGTCAGCGTGCATCTGAACCCGACTTCCATCGTGTGCCTGTGGATAGCCACATTATTGCTCATGCTGGTACGCGTCCGCTACCTGTGTCTTGCTTATTCGGTAGGTCTGCTAGGTGTAGTTCAATTTTTTCTAAACGTAGCCAGTGGCTGGCAGCCTGGGGGAGCGCTCGGGACATCGGTAGCAGCTATCCGCGGATTGGATATTCCAGCACTCTTAGTGCTCGTTGCTGTGCTGCATGTGGCTGAAGCGCTGTTGGTTCGCTGGCAAGGAGGAAAGGCAGCTATGCCACTGTTTGTTGAGGGCAAACGGGGGAGATTGGTCGGTGGCTATCGTATGGAAGATCTCTGGCCCATTCCGTTGCTGTTGCTGGTACCTGCTCAGGGAGGATTCATGCTTCCCTGGACACCTTTGTTCGGCGGCGATGCCGGAACGGGGTATATGCTAGCAGCTCTGCCAGTCCTGATGGGCTTTAGCAGTGTGACGCTCGGCCAGCTACCACGACAGAAGGCAGTACTCACTTCGAACCGATTGCTCCTGTACAGTGTGGCTTTGCTTCTGCTAAGCCTGTTAGCGGCCTGGTGGAGTCCGCTAATCTTGCTGTCAGCGTTATTTTCCTTCCTGGCCCATGAAGCGCTGATTTGGTACGGAAATATAGAGGAAAGCCGTCTTAGCCCGATGTTTGTACATCCAGAGCAAGGGATGCGTGTTCTCGCTGTGCTGCCAGATAGCCCGGCGACAGCCATGGGCATACTACCAGGCGAGGCCATTTATCGTGTGAATGGCATGGTTGTGAACAGCCGTGCCGAGCTGCACCAGGCCTTGCGGATCAACTCTGCTTTTTGTAAGCTGGAGGTACGCAATCTGCAAGGTGAGAGCAAGTTTGTACAGCGAGGCATGTACGATGGCGATCATCACCAGCTAGGGGTTGTTCTTGCACCGGATGAACACGCAGGCTGGGCCGTATCCATACAACCGGCCTCCATCTACCGAATTGTGGCCATGCACATAGGCGCACGACGACGTAAAGCGGAACAAGCATCCAAGGCAGAGAGTACGCATTTGGACACCATGGATCAATAG
- a CDS encoding S41 family peptidase, with translation MLKKSTAVLLMVIGLLGGSLLTFAYTGTTTVGNSALGEGLLASVTGSSSSSRSDIRKIETAMDLIQGQYYQDVDRTKLVDGAINGMMESLGDPYSSYMGKETAQQFEQSIEGSFTGIGAEVAAENGKVVVVTPIKGSPAEKAGLRAKDIILSVNGETLDGLDLNKAVSKIRGPKGSQAKVKIQRNGSPDPLEYTITRDNIDMETVTAHMEGDGVGVITITQFSLNTAERFKEELAKLEKQGLKGLVIDVRNNPGGVLSVVINIAEQFVPSGKTIVQVEDKNQKREEEKSKGSRKNYPVTLLMNKGSASASEILAGALQQSAGAVLIGENSFGKGTVQTSYDKQMGDGSLLKITIAKWLTPNGTWIHKKGIKPDIAVDQPEYFTAAPLSKEKSLKYNMNSSDVKNAQIILQGLGYKPGREDGYFDKVTESSVMAFQKEAKLTTNGIIDAKTAAAMEAKLIEKIRDPKNDNQLKQGIEEIRKEMKTSAAK, from the coding sequence ATGTTGAAAAAAAGTACAGCGGTACTCTTGATGGTGATCGGGCTGCTTGGCGGCAGTCTGCTCACTTTTGCTTATACTGGAACAACCACAGTTGGGAACAGCGCTCTGGGCGAAGGACTGCTGGCGAGTGTGACAGGAAGTAGTTCCTCCTCCAGAAGTGATATCCGCAAAATTGAGACAGCGATGGACTTAATCCAGGGACAATACTATCAGGATGTGGATCGAACCAAGCTGGTGGATGGCGCCATTAATGGGATGATGGAGTCGCTTGGCGACCCGTATTCCTCTTATATGGGTAAAGAAACTGCACAGCAGTTCGAGCAATCCATAGAAGGCTCCTTTACCGGGATTGGAGCCGAAGTAGCAGCTGAAAATGGGAAAGTAGTCGTAGTCACACCAATTAAAGGCTCTCCGGCTGAGAAGGCGGGACTACGCGCTAAGGATATTATATTGTCTGTTAACGGTGAAACCCTGGACGGACTGGATCTGAACAAGGCTGTTTCCAAAATTCGTGGACCTAAAGGCAGTCAGGCAAAAGTTAAAATACAGCGTAACGGTTCTCCGGATCCACTTGAATACACGATTACCCGTGACAACATTGATATGGAAACTGTAACGGCTCATATGGAAGGCGACGGTGTAGGTGTCATTACGATCACCCAGTTCTCCTTAAATACGGCAGAACGCTTCAAGGAAGAGTTAGCCAAGCTGGAAAAACAAGGGCTTAAAGGACTCGTCATTGACGTGCGTAATAACCCGGGTGGAGTGCTTTCTGTCGTTATTAATATTGCAGAGCAATTTGTACCTTCCGGCAAAACGATTGTACAAGTTGAAGATAAAAATCAGAAACGTGAGGAAGAAAAATCCAAAGGTTCGCGCAAAAATTATCCGGTGACTTTGCTCATGAACAAAGGTAGCGCAAGTGCGTCCGAAATTCTGGCAGGTGCTCTCCAGCAATCCGCTGGCGCAGTGTTGATCGGGGAAAACTCCTTTGGTAAAGGTACTGTACAAACCAGCTATGACAAGCAAATGGGTGACGGTAGCCTGCTCAAAATCACGATTGCCAAGTGGCTAACGCCAAACGGAACATGGATTCATAAAAAAGGGATTAAGCCGGATATCGCGGTGGATCAGCCTGAATACTTCACGGCAGCGCCGCTGAGCAAGGAAAAATCCTTGAAATACAATATGAATAGCAGTGATGTAAAAAATGCACAAATCATTCTGCAAGGCTTGGGCTACAAACCAGGTCGTGAGGACGGCTATTTTGACAAAGTGACTGAAAGTTCTGTTATGGCTTTCCAAAAAGAGGCGAAGCTGACGACTAACGGCATCATTGATGCCAAGACAGCAGCAGCAATGGAAGCCAAGCTGATTGAAAAAATTCGCGATCCGAAAAATGATAATCAACTCAAGCAGGGGATTGAAGAGATTCGGAAGGAAATGAAGACAAGCGCAGCGAAATAA
- a CDS encoding murein hydrolase activator EnvC family protein, with the protein MKKIESVLAATLVAALLIQPSDGYAKSVSEINSQLNQLEKQAKSAKQQQQKAAQDKQYAQHYKNKTVQNLKTVLAQINSVSDQLTRVAVQIDQTEDNLRATKKDLAEAIDRINSREKMLETRVRLMYTDGTVSYMDVLMSSTSFSDFLSRVDSLKTIVEQDQILLDEHKKDKALVVSKKKQLDTEYKNAKKLYALKQDAKAQLNSKEKEKQRLIANYDHDIAESDEISEEQNDMLVALANKRVALVQEKNKLRAEQAAKAARARAAARAAAAKRYASSSSGAASNSSHTAASTYTGGSGTLATPVAHYRLSSTFGMRVHPITGKLKGHTGIDLAAPQGTDIHAAEDGVVIVAEWWSGYGNTVVIDHGDGLWTLYGHIRNGGTVVHTGQTVKRGQKIAEVGSTGNSTGPHCHFEVRENNKPVNPMNYL; encoded by the coding sequence TTGAAAAAAATAGAATCTGTGTTGGCTGCTACGTTGGTAGCTGCATTGCTAATCCAGCCTTCTGACGGATATGCCAAAAGCGTAAGTGAAATCAATTCGCAACTGAACCAATTAGAAAAGCAAGCCAAATCTGCGAAGCAACAGCAGCAAAAGGCTGCTCAAGATAAACAGTATGCTCAGCATTATAAAAATAAAACCGTGCAAAACCTGAAAACGGTACTTGCTCAAATTAACAGCGTCAGTGATCAACTGACTCGTGTAGCGGTTCAGATCGATCAAACGGAAGATAATCTGCGTGCGACTAAAAAAGATTTAGCCGAAGCGATTGATCGCATCAATTCGCGGGAAAAAATGCTGGAAACTCGTGTGCGTCTCATGTATACGGATGGAACGGTATCCTATATGGACGTGCTTATGTCCTCAACCAGCTTTAGTGATTTTCTCAGCCGGGTGGATTCTCTGAAAACGATCGTGGAGCAGGACCAAATTCTGTTGGACGAGCATAAAAAGGACAAGGCTCTGGTCGTTAGCAAGAAGAAGCAGCTCGACACGGAATATAAAAATGCCAAGAAGTTGTATGCACTCAAGCAGGACGCCAAAGCTCAATTGAATTCGAAGGAAAAAGAGAAGCAAAGACTGATTGCCAACTACGATCATGATATTGCTGAATCCGATGAAATCAGTGAAGAGCAAAACGATATGCTGGTAGCCCTCGCGAACAAACGTGTGGCTCTTGTGCAGGAGAAGAACAAGCTCAGAGCGGAGCAGGCTGCCAAAGCAGCACGCGCTAGAGCGGCTGCACGTGCAGCTGCAGCTAAGCGATATGCATCTTCATCCTCAGGCGCCGCCTCGAATTCCAGTCATACGGCAGCCAGTACGTATACAGGCGGATCAGGTACTTTGGCTACGCCTGTAGCCCATTACCGACTCTCATCTACTTTTGGCATGCGGGTACATCCGATAACCGGCAAGCTTAAAGGCCATACAGGTATTGATCTGGCGGCTCCGCAGGGAACCGATATTCATGCAGCTGAAGATGGTGTTGTTATTGTTGCTGAATGGTGGAGCGGGTATGGGAACACGGTTGTCATTGATCACGGAGACGGACTATGGACTCTATACGGACATATTCGCAACGGTGGTACGGTGGTTCATACGGGGCAAACGGTGAAACGCGGTCAAAAAATTGCGGAAGTGGGTTCGACGGGGAATTCCACTGGACCTCACTGTCATTTTGAAGTGCGCGAGAATAACAAACCTGTAAATCCGATGAACTATTTATAA
- the ftsX gene encoding permease-like cell division protein FtsX: MTFNTFLRHMREGFKNIFRNGWMSVASVTSIIVSLLILGVFIMLVLNVNSLADQADSQVEVNVFLELNVDQSMRETLQKEIAAMPEISKTTFVTKAQGLEELRKDLGDSGKDLLEGFDKDSNPLPDKIVVEVIEPTTVPFVAEKIEKLNTLHPEKPILKVRYGKGTVETLFTITKLIRNVGFIFVAGLAIMSMFLISNTIRVTILARRREISIMKLVGATNFFIRWPFFIEGALIGLIGSLITVGILFTGYQRLLTAVQGDIALNMLKLMPLEGIWIQLSALLVILGMLVGIVGSTLSMRKFLKV, translated from the coding sequence ATGACTTTTAATACCTTCTTGCGTCATATGCGGGAAGGTTTCAAAAACATATTCCGCAATGGCTGGATGTCCGTAGCATCCGTCACCTCAATTATTGTGTCACTGCTCATATTGGGCGTTTTTATCATGCTGGTGCTTAACGTCAACTCCTTGGCTGATCAAGCAGATAGTCAGGTGGAAGTTAACGTGTTTCTGGAGCTCAATGTCGATCAGAGCATGCGTGAAACGCTGCAAAAAGAAATCGCGGCAATGCCGGAAATCAGCAAAACTACCTTTGTGACGAAAGCTCAAGGTTTGGAGGAGCTGCGCAAAGATTTGGGAGACAGTGGCAAGGATCTGCTAGAGGGCTTTGACAAGGACAGCAATCCACTGCCGGACAAAATCGTGGTAGAGGTTATTGAACCAACGACGGTTCCATTTGTGGCTGAGAAAATTGAGAAGCTGAATACATTACATCCCGAAAAACCGATCTTAAAGGTTCGTTACGGAAAAGGCACTGTAGAGACGCTCTTTACCATTACCAAGCTGATCCGCAATGTTGGTTTTATATTTGTCGCCGGACTGGCGATCATGTCTATGTTCTTAATCTCGAATACCATTCGAGTAACGATATTGGCACGACGCAGAGAAATCAGCATTATGAAGCTGGTCGGTGCGACCAACTTTTTCATACGATGGCCGTTTTTTATCGAAGGCGCGCTTATTGGTCTTATTGGTTCTCTTATTACTGTAGGAATTTTATTTACAGGCTATCAGCGTTTGCTGACAGCCGTTCAAGGAGATATCGCTCTCAATATGTTGAAGCTTATGCCGCTTGAAGGCATTTGGATTCAGCTGAGTGCATTGCTGGTTATTTTGGGGATGCTGGTCGGAATTGTTGGCAGTACCCTGTCCATGCGCAAGTTCTTGAAAGTCTAA